A region of Granulicella sibirica DNA encodes the following proteins:
- a CDS encoding carboxypeptidase-like regulatory domain-containing protein, translating to MGHRITALLLATACLFSTSNARGQAANSGDIRGTATDPTGALVPDVTVTVLNTGTGVSKILTTNSDGLFDTGPIVTGNYSVTFTKNGFASFTRSGLNLDVATVTIDGTMKTGSVTEQVTVNTDVPLIQTDSGEQSATLSFKSLEQLPNTGGSGTGPTWENFTTLIAGAAATPSAPLGNTPGQSVSVNGNLPYSSILSDGAESTLPSSANADTYVFEVVQEVKVSSSAFSAQYGVGGILFNQISKGGTNGFHGSAYEYNQNDAYNARPYNFSSSPINKNRVRFNNFGGSIGGPVLKDKIFFYFNYDQINNNSAVNGLVSVPTLAERSGDFSAQLVPGVTCAATTPGGASSPGCIYDPNTQVNGTGTSFGRSPFAGNIIPQSRFDSVAKAIQGYFPAPNRTGTVQAPSFVNGTYTPGFTSNNYFYQGTQSNPFKKYFGRLDFNLSSKDRLTTTVQKRDNPAFFIGQNFCPINCYAGDVDSTTAQVTEVHSFNGNFINELRFGYTNQLNFYVGQSFGQGFPAKIGFQYAKADGFPQINFSGGFQDLGPGINAIYKEHVFDPSDVVTLIRGRHILHFGGEFLINEDNSTAWGNLNPGTFGFTGDYTKGSLADKNSGVDYADFLLGTAHDWSAQVQPEFAGRQKTPQVFVQDDFKIRPNLTLNLGLRYQVQLGWNDAKKDQATFDPNIVNPVTNTLGAVWFAANKTNGRTALQENKYNIVLPRVGFAYTPHSDVVFRGGIGLYSYNWSLDQYGQGEGQAILSSGNASDSTNGLAYVTTLSGTGTNLPYALQSTDPGSKNGQSFNYVPYNTPVARIIQYNLGVEKQFGTDLAVQLAYVGSHGYNLVFPSGINQLTAANLGKGQAARPFPQYQALTGYQTGAISNYNSLQLSVTKRLSHGLSFDTNYVWSKFLDEADSSGWGSRAGTLQYQDPYNFGANYGPSNFDIRNAWKGSVIYNLPVGKGAQFLNNNRYVDAAIGGWRVSATFQLQDGNPFTPTINSGLDNSNSLSSGSNFRLRPNLVGNPMPQHRTLQEYFNTAAYATPAANTYGTVGRNSLYGPGYESFNASLGKTFHYNEIIGLSIRADVNNILNHPTFGLPNTDTTNGGGQITSTSNQSRNMQLSARFAF from the coding sequence ATGGGACACAGAATCACAGCTTTGCTTCTTGCAACCGCATGCCTTTTTTCGACTTCGAACGCACGCGGGCAGGCAGCGAATTCCGGCGATATCCGGGGCACCGCGACAGATCCGACCGGAGCTTTAGTGCCAGACGTAACCGTCACCGTACTGAATACGGGCACGGGGGTGTCGAAGATACTCACTACCAACAGCGACGGCCTGTTCGACACTGGCCCGATCGTTACCGGTAATTACAGCGTTACGTTCACCAAGAACGGGTTCGCCTCGTTCACTCGTTCAGGCCTGAACCTCGATGTGGCGACGGTTACGATTGACGGCACCATGAAGACCGGCTCCGTCACGGAACAGGTGACCGTGAACACAGACGTGCCGCTCATCCAGACCGACAGCGGCGAACAGTCCGCAACCTTAAGTTTCAAGTCGTTGGAACAGCTTCCGAACACCGGCGGCAGCGGAACCGGCCCTACCTGGGAGAACTTTACGACGCTGATCGCCGGAGCCGCAGCAACGCCGTCCGCGCCGCTTGGCAACACCCCTGGCCAGTCGGTCTCCGTGAACGGAAACCTTCCCTACAGCTCCATCCTCTCCGACGGCGCGGAATCGACGCTGCCAAGCTCCGCGAACGCCGACACCTACGTCTTTGAAGTGGTTCAAGAAGTCAAGGTAAGCTCCTCTGCCTTCTCGGCGCAGTATGGCGTTGGCGGTATTCTCTTCAACCAGATCAGCAAGGGCGGGACTAACGGGTTCCATGGTTCGGCTTACGAATACAACCAGAACGACGCGTATAACGCGAGGCCTTATAACTTTTCCAGCAGCCCGATCAACAAGAATCGCGTCCGCTTCAATAACTTCGGTGGGTCGATCGGCGGGCCGGTTCTCAAGGACAAGATTTTCTTTTACTTCAATTACGACCAGATCAACAACAACTCGGCTGTCAACGGATTGGTTTCCGTTCCCACGCTGGCTGAGCGGAGCGGAGATTTTTCGGCGCAGCTTGTTCCCGGTGTGACGTGCGCCGCAACGACCCCCGGTGGTGCGAGCAGCCCTGGTTGCATCTACGACCCCAACACGCAAGTGAATGGGACCGGAACGAGTTTTGGACGTTCGCCATTCGCCGGAAACATCATCCCGCAGTCGCGGTTCGATTCCGTGGCGAAGGCAATTCAGGGGTACTTCCCGGCCCCGAACCGTACCGGTACCGTGCAGGCTCCATCCTTTGTGAATGGTACGTACACCCCGGGATTCACCAGCAACAACTATTTCTACCAGGGGACGCAGTCGAATCCGTTCAAGAAGTACTTCGGCCGGCTCGACTTCAATTTGAGCAGCAAGGATCGCCTCACCACTACCGTGCAGAAGCGTGATAACCCGGCGTTCTTCATCGGCCAGAACTTCTGCCCGATCAACTGCTACGCCGGCGACGTGGACAGCACGACCGCTCAGGTCACCGAGGTCCACAGCTTCAACGGCAACTTCATCAACGAGCTCCGTTTCGGGTATACCAACCAACTCAATTTTTATGTAGGGCAGAGCTTCGGCCAAGGTTTCCCCGCGAAGATCGGCTTCCAGTACGCGAAGGCGGACGGATTTCCGCAGATCAACTTCAGCGGCGGATTTCAAGACCTCGGGCCTGGGATCAACGCCATCTACAAGGAGCACGTCTTCGACCCGTCTGACGTCGTGACCCTGATTCGCGGGCGTCACATCCTCCACTTCGGCGGCGAGTTCCTGATCAACGAAGATAACTCGACTGCATGGGGCAATCTGAACCCGGGAACCTTCGGCTTTACGGGCGATTACACGAAGGGCAGTCTTGCCGACAAGAATTCGGGAGTCGACTACGCGGACTTCCTGCTCGGCACGGCGCACGACTGGAGTGCGCAGGTCCAGCCTGAGTTTGCCGGTCGTCAGAAGACGCCTCAGGTCTTTGTGCAGGACGACTTCAAGATTCGTCCGAACCTGACCCTGAATCTCGGCCTGCGCTATCAGGTCCAGCTTGGTTGGAACGACGCCAAGAAGGATCAGGCTACGTTCGATCCGAACATTGTCAACCCTGTCACAAACACCCTTGGCGCCGTCTGGTTCGCCGCAAACAAGACAAACGGACGTACGGCGCTGCAGGAGAACAAGTACAACATCGTCCTTCCGCGCGTCGGCTTCGCCTACACCCCGCATTCGGACGTCGTGTTTCGTGGCGGCATTGGACTCTACTCGTACAACTGGAGCCTCGACCAGTATGGTCAGGGGGAAGGCCAGGCCATCCTGTCGAGCGGAAATGCTTCAGACAGCACCAACGGGCTAGCATATGTGACGACTCTGTCTGGAACGGGCACGAATTTGCCCTACGCTCTGCAGAGCACGGATCCGGGGAGCAAGAACGGACAAAGCTTCAACTATGTTCCCTACAACACTCCCGTGGCTCGCATCATTCAATACAACTTGGGCGTTGAGAAGCAGTTCGGCACTGATCTTGCCGTTCAACTCGCCTATGTCGGCAGCCACGGTTACAACCTTGTCTTCCCGTCCGGAATCAACCAGCTTACAGCGGCGAACCTCGGCAAGGGACAGGCAGCACGGCCGTTCCCGCAGTACCAGGCCCTGACCGGATACCAGACAGGCGCAATCTCAAACTACAACTCGCTCCAACTCTCGGTGACGAAGCGTCTCTCGCACGGCTTGAGCTTCGACACGAACTACGTCTGGTCCAAGTTCCTGGATGAAGCTGACTCATCTGGCTGGGGCAGCCGCGCTGGAACGCTCCAGTACCAGGATCCGTACAACTTCGGCGCAAACTACGGCCCGTCGAACTTCGACATCCGGAACGCTTGGAAGGGCAGCGTTATTTACAACCTTCCTGTCGGAAAGGGAGCGCAGTTCCTCAACAACAATCGCTATGTCGATGCGGCGATCGGCGGATGGCGTGTTTCGGCTACCTTCCAGCTTCAGGATGGCAATCCGTTTACGCCGACGATCAACAGCGGGCTGGACAACAGCAACTCTCTGAGCAGCGGGTCGAACTTTCGTCTACGGCCTAATCTCGTTGGCAACCCGATGCCGCAGCATCGCACGCTGCAGGAATACTTCAACACGGCTGCATATGCAACGCCAGCCGCTAACACCTACGGTACTGTGGGTCGCAACAGCCTCTATGGTCCGGGCTACGAGAGCTTCAACGCTTCTCTTGGCAAGACTTTCCACTACAACGAGATCATCGGCCTCTCGATCCGTGCCGATGTGAACAACATCCTGAACCACCCGACGTTCGGCTTGCCCAATACCGACACAACGAACGGCGGCGGTCAGATCACAAGCACTTCAAATCAAAGCCGTAATATGCAGTTGAGCGCACGCTTCGCGTTTTAG
- a CDS encoding carbohydrate porin, with protein sequence MKQLIPATGRSGLHATFFAIFLLSACGASAQQSDNTTPAAVAARGEADQNPPSTDYEHPGGRDIEDLNLRGGYLKLPPFSETVFGLENPVTQNLAKHGIGLYDIDDNDFTYNTLSAPAPLAQQTYTGQRPTWKSSHYPMLTWDLRQLGVKGGQLEVMGTVQKISWNAGGPNAIGFGALAYYQSLFKGHLELKGGYIDNDFEYVGTAIGGQASSGSLGVFASLPFEVGMSYLPMTTPAFNVNVHYPHHVYTKIGLQRSMDPKGGVTEAARDTIGLRFAPKGDGLLTIYEGGYQHDADAKTHQMWLRGGYMYNTTHFTNLKTGGQTTNNMLGYLLADRQLWKTDPAQPYRGLYAGVSAMDAPATQNSYSQYYEARLYMRAPFHSRPADMASIVSSHTTYSPYAKYNAVASGSTYWNGATSLTGSYTLRLARGTYFTPGISYTNGPDIAPRNKSSLNLLAVFSIFF encoded by the coding sequence ATGAAACAACTCATCCCTGCGACGGGCCGTTCTGGCCTGCATGCCACCTTCTTCGCCATCTTCCTTCTCTCCGCATGCGGAGCTTCCGCTCAGCAGAGCGATAACACCACCCCGGCCGCCGTCGCCGCCAGGGGTGAGGCCGATCAGAATCCACCGTCAACCGACTACGAACATCCCGGCGGCCGCGATATCGAGGACCTGAATCTTCGTGGCGGTTACCTGAAGCTGCCACCCTTTTCAGAGACAGTCTTCGGCCTCGAGAACCCCGTGACCCAGAACCTCGCGAAGCACGGTATAGGCCTTTACGACATCGACGACAACGACTTCACCTACAACACACTCTCTGCACCGGCGCCGCTCGCGCAACAAACGTATACCGGGCAGCGGCCAACCTGGAAGAGCTCCCACTACCCGATGCTGACCTGGGATCTGCGACAGCTCGGCGTGAAGGGAGGTCAGTTGGAAGTCATGGGCACCGTCCAGAAGATCAGCTGGAACGCCGGTGGCCCGAACGCGATTGGGTTCGGAGCACTCGCGTACTACCAGAGCCTCTTCAAAGGCCACCTGGAACTCAAGGGTGGTTACATCGATAACGACTTCGAGTACGTCGGCACCGCAATAGGCGGCCAGGCATCATCCGGTTCCCTCGGCGTCTTCGCCTCGCTGCCATTCGAAGTCGGCATGAGCTATCTGCCGATGACGACGCCAGCCTTCAACGTAAACGTTCATTATCCGCACCATGTCTACACCAAGATAGGGCTTCAACGTTCGATGGATCCCAAGGGAGGCGTTACCGAGGCCGCACGCGACACCATCGGCCTGCGCTTCGCTCCCAAGGGAGACGGGCTGCTCACCATCTACGAGGGAGGCTATCAACACGATGCGGATGCGAAGACTCACCAGATGTGGCTGCGCGGTGGCTACATGTATAACACCACGCACTTCACCAATCTGAAGACCGGAGGCCAGACCACCAACAACATGTTGGGCTACCTGCTTGCGGACCGTCAGCTTTGGAAGACAGACCCTGCTCAGCCGTATCGCGGCCTCTATGCCGGCGTGTCGGCGATGGATGCGCCGGCAACGCAAAACTCCTACAGCCAGTACTACGAGGCGCGCCTGTACATGCGCGCACCCTTCCACAGCCGCCCGGCCGATATGGCGAGCATCGTCAGCTCACACACCACCTACAGCCCGTACGCAAAGTACAACGCCGTCGCCTCGGGCTCAACCTATTGGAACGGTGCCACCAGCTTGACGGGCAGCTACACCCTCCGCCTGGCACGGGGCACCTACTTCACGCCCGGCATCAGCTACACCAACGGTCCGGATATCGCGCCCAGAAATAAGAGCTCACTGAACTTGCTGGCAGTCTTTAGTATCTTCTTCTAA
- a CDS encoding beta-glucosidase family protein, translated as MIVFCRTPRRTLTAALLVDRNEVVPMVMMWNVLGRVGAVVLGLSLPSMVLAQAAVPRPWDDKTLSPQQRAELVVKEMTLDEKIALIHGYGMPMEVTGPSESSGGAGGNAGVPRLGIPRIEMADAAYGVTRSASNGRYSTALPSVLGAAASWDPQSAYTYGKLIGTELRLQGYNMTLGGGVNLTREPRDGRTFEYAGEDPLLAGTMDGHLMRGEQDQHVLGDIKHYAMNDQEDGRFAVNSIIDKRSMRESDLLAFQIALEIAKPAAVMCSYNRVNGDYSCENDYLLRDVLKRDFQFQGFVVSDWGGTHSTVKASHAGLDMEQPEDFFYGAAMKAAVESGKVSAAELNDHVLRILRAEFASGVVDDPPQKGVVDVDAGNHIAQALAEKSIVLLKNKSNILPLDATRPMTIAVIGGHADQGLITGGGSAQVDPPGGSPVPPPPPGNGIFDAFIRPAFSRDAPLAAIRAEFPNARVVFDSGSDPATAAEIARKADVAIVFGYQWSAESVDLKTLDLGPDQDALISAVGAAQPKTIAVVESGGPIVMPWHDKVATIVEAWFPGIRGSEALARVLSGAVNPTAKLPVTFPMTEADLAHPSHNDAPVASQPRMEKGMDLHAIMKQMGDGYPAFPENYSEGLKVGYKWFDAEGKTPLFPFGFGLSYTTYAYSDLTVEPASEGLTVHFTVRNTGSRPGDEIAEVYAALPSAAGEPPHRLVGWSKLALSPGESKEATITVDRRMLSVFSEKRDDWEVVPGAYRILAGSNSRDLGLEKTVSLK; from the coding sequence ATGATCGTGTTCTGCCGAACTCCGCGCCGCACACTCACGGCTGCTCTTCTGGTGGACAGGAATGAGGTTGTACCGATGGTGATGATGTGGAATGTACTTGGCCGCGTGGGAGCGGTCGTTCTGGGACTGTCCCTGCCCTCAATGGTTCTGGCGCAGGCCGCAGTGCCGCGCCCCTGGGACGACAAAACACTCAGTCCCCAGCAGCGCGCCGAACTGGTCGTCAAGGAGATGACGCTGGACGAGAAGATCGCCCTCATTCACGGCTATGGCATGCCGATGGAGGTGACTGGCCCGAGCGAGAGCAGTGGCGGCGCCGGTGGCAATGCAGGAGTGCCTCGCCTCGGCATTCCGCGCATCGAAATGGCGGACGCTGCCTATGGCGTCACCCGCAGCGCATCCAACGGACGCTACTCCACGGCCTTGCCGAGCGTTCTGGGAGCGGCGGCGAGCTGGGACCCACAGTCGGCCTATACCTACGGCAAACTGATCGGCACTGAACTGCGTCTGCAGGGCTACAACATGACCCTCGGTGGTGGCGTCAACCTGACCCGTGAGCCCCGCGACGGACGAACGTTCGAGTACGCTGGCGAGGATCCATTGCTGGCCGGCACCATGGATGGCCACCTGATGCGCGGCGAGCAGGACCAGCACGTGCTCGGCGACATCAAGCACTACGCCATGAACGATCAGGAAGACGGCCGATTCGCCGTCAACTCCATCATCGACAAGCGCTCGATGCGTGAAAGCGATCTGTTGGCCTTCCAGATTGCGCTCGAGATTGCCAAACCAGCCGCCGTGATGTGCTCCTACAACCGCGTCAACGGCGATTACTCCTGCGAAAACGACTACCTGCTGCGCGACGTCTTGAAGCGCGACTTCCAATTCCAGGGCTTCGTCGTCTCGGACTGGGGCGGCACACACAGCACTGTCAAAGCTTCGCATGCCGGTCTCGACATGGAACAGCCAGAGGACTTCTTCTACGGCGCCGCGATGAAGGCGGCAGTCGAATCCGGGAAGGTATCGGCGGCCGAGCTGAATGACCACGTACTTCGCATCCTGCGCGCCGAGTTTGCCTCCGGCGTCGTCGACGATCCCCCACAAAAGGGAGTCGTCGATGTCGATGCGGGGAACCACATCGCGCAGGCGCTCGCCGAAAAGAGCATCGTGCTGCTCAAGAACAAGAGCAACATTCTGCCGCTCGACGCCACTAGGCCCATGACGATCGCAGTGATCGGCGGACATGCCGATCAGGGTCTGATCACCGGCGGCGGATCGGCGCAGGTCGACCCTCCGGGCGGTTCGCCGGTCCCGCCTCCCCCTCCGGGCAACGGCATCTTCGATGCCTTCATTCGCCCGGCGTTCTCGCGTGACGCCCCGTTGGCCGCGATTCGAGCCGAGTTCCCCAACGCCAGGGTGGTCTTCGACTCCGGAAGCGACCCCGCAACAGCCGCGGAGATCGCCCGCAAGGCCGACGTCGCCATCGTCTTCGGCTACCAATGGTCAGCCGAATCGGTGGACCTGAAGACGCTCGACCTCGGCCCGGACCAGGATGCCCTGATCAGCGCGGTAGGTGCGGCGCAGCCGAAGACGATCGCCGTGGTGGAATCGGGCGGACCGATCGTAATGCCCTGGCACGATAAGGTAGCCACGATCGTGGAGGCGTGGTTCCCCGGCATTCGCGGGTCCGAGGCCCTGGCTCGCGTGCTCTCAGGCGCGGTCAACCCGACGGCCAAGCTTCCGGTCACCTTCCCCATGACCGAGGCCGATCTCGCGCACCCTAGCCATAACGATGCGCCGGTCGCCTCCCAGCCGCGCATGGAAAAAGGCATGGATCTGCACGCAATCATGAAGCAGATGGGAGACGGCTATCCTGCCTTCCCGGAGAACTACAGCGAGGGCCTGAAGGTCGGCTACAAGTGGTTCGACGCGGAAGGCAAGACGCCTCTTTTCCCTTTTGGCTTCGGCCTTTCATATACCACGTACGCGTACTCCGATCTGACGGTGGAACCAGCCTCCGAAGGCTTGACCGTGCACTTTACTGTGCGCAATACCGGCTCCCGTCCGGGAGACGAGATTGCCGAAGTCTACGCCGCGCTGCCCTCGGCTGCCGGCGAACCGCCCCATCGCCTGGTGGGTTGGTCGAAGCTGGCTCTTTCCCCCGGCGAGAGCAAAGAGGCCACGATCACTGTCGACCGGCGCATGCTGTCGGTCTTCAGCGAGAAGCGTGACGACTGGGAGGTCGTTCCTGGTGCTTACCGAATCTTGGCTGGCAGCAACTCGCGCGACCTGGGCCTTGAGAAGACTGTCTCGCTGAAGTAA